One stretch of Nocardioides perillae DNA includes these proteins:
- a CDS encoding DEAD/DEAH box helicase family protein: MTPGDDTNRLAAEARARVLIDRQLAEASWSVQDKTAMNLFAAQGVAVREVTLKPGHGRADYLLYVDQKVVGVIEAKPEGTPLSGVEWQSSKYADGLPADVKLAALTKDGRLPFVFEASGTETHFTNGYDPNPRARRIFNVPKPSTLAGILKHVDEEHPTWRGKVRAFPPLDTRPLRPSQIEAINGVETSLREQRYDRSLVQMATGAGKTYTAVTLSYRLLKHGGFQRILFLVDRNNLARQTMAEFENYQTPDDGRKFTELYNVNRLKRGPMPDATSVAISTIQRVFTALRNEEVGDTDDPDLDGWVPETPVTVAYNPDIPPEAFDLIVVDEAHRSIYGQWRGVLEYFDAHVVGLTATPGKQTFGFFKQNLVSEYTYPQSVADNVNVDFDIYRIRTQISEQGSTIEAGTIVPKVDRRTRAQRYEALDEDLEYRRTQLDRAVTATDQIRTVLETFRHKLFTEIFPGRSVVPKSLIFAKDDAHAEEIVTQVREVFGKGNDFAAKITYNARNADQQLAAFRTSAALRIAVTVDMIATGTDVKPLECVFFMRDVRSPQYFEQMKGRGARTIPDADFQAVTPDAKEKTRFVLVDAVGVTEHDFVEPPLNREKSISLQKLLEKAANLTITEDETATLASRLAALEAQITDDERTELDAVAGGSLRQVVRELVDAVDPDVQAKALEGAADQDQALQQLIIAAVKPIASNPDLRARILELRRAHDRIIDEVSTDVLLDAYGVIDTSKAKSVVESWRAYLDEHRSEITAIQLLAEARERRISFGDIKELADRISRPPYNWTPDIIWNAYVALDPEYGKASTTHRTLTDLVSLIRFTLGEDDRLAPYADKVNQKYAAWLAQQEQAGVAFTPAERWWLDRMVQVIASSAGISPADLDQPPFTEKGGTDGAVRDLGERAGSLIDELNQELTA, encoded by the coding sequence ATGACTCCCGGGGACGACACCAACCGCCTTGCGGCGGAGGCACGCGCCCGGGTGCTGATCGACCGCCAACTGGCCGAGGCCAGTTGGTCGGTGCAGGACAAGACGGCGATGAACCTCTTCGCCGCCCAGGGGGTCGCCGTCCGCGAGGTCACCCTCAAGCCGGGTCACGGCCGAGCGGACTACCTGCTGTACGTCGATCAGAAGGTCGTCGGCGTCATCGAGGCCAAGCCGGAGGGGACGCCGCTCTCCGGCGTCGAATGGCAGTCCAGCAAGTACGCCGACGGGCTGCCCGCGGACGTCAAGCTGGCGGCGCTGACCAAGGACGGCCGGCTTCCGTTCGTGTTCGAAGCCAGCGGCACCGAGACCCACTTCACGAACGGCTATGACCCCAATCCTCGGGCGCGACGGATCTTTAACGTCCCCAAGCCCTCGACGCTCGCGGGCATCCTCAAGCATGTGGACGAGGAGCACCCGACGTGGCGCGGGAAGGTACGCGCGTTCCCGCCGCTAGACACCCGGCCGCTGCGACCATCTCAGATCGAGGCGATCAACGGTGTCGAGACCAGTCTGCGCGAGCAGCGTTACGACCGCAGCCTCGTGCAGATGGCCACCGGCGCGGGCAAGACCTACACCGCCGTCACGCTGTCCTACCGGTTGCTGAAGCACGGCGGCTTCCAGCGAATTCTGTTCCTCGTCGACCGCAACAACCTGGCTAGGCAGACGATGGCCGAGTTCGAGAACTACCAGACCCCTGATGACGGCCGGAAGTTCACCGAGCTCTACAACGTCAACCGGCTCAAGCGCGGGCCGATGCCGGATGCGACCAGCGTCGCGATCTCGACCATCCAGCGCGTCTTCACGGCGCTGCGTAACGAGGAGGTCGGGGACACCGACGACCCGGACCTCGACGGCTGGGTGCCTGAGACTCCCGTCACCGTGGCCTACAACCCCGACATCCCGCCTGAGGCCTTCGACTTGATCGTGGTCGACGAGGCCCACCGCTCGATCTACGGCCAGTGGCGCGGGGTGCTGGAGTACTTCGATGCCCACGTGGTCGGGCTCACCGCCACCCCCGGCAAGCAGACCTTCGGGTTCTTCAAGCAGAACCTCGTCAGCGAGTACACCTACCCGCAGTCGGTGGCCGACAACGTCAACGTCGACTTCGACATCTACCGGATCAGGACCCAGATCAGCGAGCAGGGATCGACAATCGAGGCCGGCACCATCGTGCCGAAGGTCGACCGGCGCACACGGGCTCAACGCTACGAAGCGCTCGACGAGGATCTGGAATACCGCCGGACCCAGCTCGATCGTGCCGTGACCGCGACCGACCAGATCCGCACGGTCCTGGAGACCTTCCGCCACAAGCTCTTCACCGAGATCTTCCCCGGCCGCTCGGTGGTGCCCAAGTCGCTGATCTTCGCCAAGGACGACGCCCACGCCGAGGAGATCGTCACCCAGGTCCGCGAAGTGTTCGGCAAGGGCAACGACTTCGCCGCCAAGATCACCTACAACGCCCGCAACGCCGACCAACAGCTCGCCGCCTTCCGCACCAGCGCCGCCCTGCGGATCGCGGTCACCGTCGACATGATCGCCACCGGCACCGACGTGAAGCCCCTGGAGTGCGTCTTCTTCATGCGCGACGTCCGCTCCCCACAGTACTTCGAGCAGATGAAGGGACGCGGTGCCCGCACCATCCCCGACGCCGACTTCCAGGCCGTCACCCCCGACGCCAAGGAGAAGACCCGCTTCGTGCTGGTCGACGCCGTCGGCGTCACCGAGCACGACTTCGTCGAGCCGCCGCTGAACCGCGAGAAGTCGATCAGCCTGCAGAAGCTTCTGGAGAAGGCCGCCAACCTCACCATCACCGAGGACGAGACGGCCACACTCGCCTCCCGCCTCGCTGCTCTCGAAGCGCAGATCACCGACGACGAGCGCACCGAGCTCGACGCCGTCGCCGGCGGCTCGCTGCGCCAGGTCGTCCGCGAGCTCGTGGATGCCGTCGATCCCGACGTCCAGGCCAAGGCCCTCGAAGGCGCCGCCGACCAGGACCAAGCGCTCCAGCAGCTGATCATCGCCGCGGTGAAGCCGATTGCCTCGAACCCCGACCTGCGGGCGCGCATCCTCGAACTCCGCCGCGCCCACGACCGGATCATCGACGAGGTCTCCACCGACGTCCTCCTCGACGCCTACGGAGTCATCGACACCAGCAAGGCCAAGTCCGTCGTGGAGTCCTGGCGCGCCTACCTCGACGAGCATCGCTCCGAGATCACCGCCATCCAGCTCCTTGCCGAAGCGCGGGAGCGGCGTATCTCGTTCGGCGACATCAAGGAGCTGGCCGACCGCATCTCGCGGCCGCCCTACAACTGGACTCCCGACATCATCTGGAACGCCTACGTCGCGCTCGACCCCGAGTACGGCAAGGCGTCAACCACTCACCGGACGCTGACCGATCTGGTCTCTCTGATCCGCTTCACCCTTGGCGAGGACGACCGGCTCGCGCCGTACGCCGACAAGGTCAACCAGAAGTACGCCGCCTGGCTGGCCCAACAGGAGCAGGCCGGCGTCGCGTTCACGCCTGCCGAGCGTTGGTGGCTGGATCGGATGGTCCAGGTCATCGCGTCCTCCGCCGGTATCAGCCCTGCCGACCTCGACCAGCCCCCGTTCACCGAGAAGGGCGGCACCGACGGTGCCGTCCGTGATCTCGGCGAACGAGCAGGAAGCCTGATCGACGAGCTGAACCAGGAACTCACTGCATGA
- a CDS encoding restriction endonuclease subunit S, producing the protein MTWPVVTLNDLQANEPRAITDGPFGSNLASRHYTESGPRVVRLQNIGDGQFIDERAHISEEHFESLRAHEVRAGDLLVASLGEVLPRACLAPPALGPAIVKADCIRVRLGDAVDPRWVLYALQRPEVRRWADEHRHGVGRPRLGLKAIRQIPIPLPELEEQQRIVDLLEGHLSRLDAAEALVRKSIRRQAALRDAALYDWVQRARESAGVELATLGSIAKVTSGLTPLKANKAFYEGGTIPWITSGDLHQGVVTKASTFVTERALADTTLKMVPAGALLIAMYGEGKTRGTAAELGFDATTNQACAAVVLHDPNLRRWVRLVLDANYTRVRRLAAGGVQPNLNLSIIKAIEVPIPKADLRGELLAERRELDEQSRRLRADLAAAQSRGRSLRRSLLAAAFSGRLTTELPQPAESTLAV; encoded by the coding sequence ATGACGTGGCCTGTCGTCACCCTCAACGATCTGCAGGCGAACGAACCCAGGGCAATCACCGACGGCCCTTTCGGATCCAACCTCGCAAGCCGCCACTACACAGAGAGCGGCCCTCGCGTCGTCCGCCTGCAGAACATCGGCGATGGTCAGTTCATCGACGAGCGGGCGCACATATCCGAGGAGCACTTCGAGTCGCTCCGTGCGCACGAGGTCCGAGCCGGAGACCTCCTGGTCGCTTCACTAGGTGAGGTCCTGCCGCGCGCCTGTCTTGCGCCACCTGCCCTTGGACCCGCCATCGTGAAGGCTGATTGCATCCGGGTGCGCCTCGGCGATGCGGTCGACCCGCGCTGGGTCCTCTACGCGCTCCAACGTCCCGAGGTACGGCGGTGGGCTGACGAGCACCGACATGGTGTCGGGCGTCCGCGGCTCGGGCTGAAGGCGATCCGCCAGATCCCGATCCCCCTCCCGGAACTCGAAGAGCAGCAACGCATCGTCGACCTCCTCGAAGGCCACCTCTCCCGCCTCGACGCCGCTGAGGCGCTCGTTCGCAAGTCGATTCGTCGTCAGGCCGCCCTCCGCGACGCAGCCCTGTATGACTGGGTTCAACGAGCGCGTGAGTCGGCGGGCGTCGAGCTTGCGACGTTAGGTTCGATTGCGAAGGTTACGAGCGGACTGACGCCCCTCAAAGCCAACAAGGCCTTCTATGAGGGTGGGACCATCCCGTGGATCACCAGCGGTGACCTCCATCAAGGTGTCGTGACCAAGGCATCCACCTTCGTCACAGAACGCGCCCTTGCGGACACAACGCTCAAGATGGTGCCTGCGGGTGCTCTCTTGATCGCCATGTACGGGGAAGGAAAGACCCGCGGCACCGCCGCTGAGCTCGGGTTCGACGCGACCACGAATCAAGCGTGCGCCGCGGTCGTTCTGCACGACCCGAATCTTCGGCGGTGGGTTCGGCTCGTCCTTGACGCGAACTACACCCGCGTTCGTCGGTTGGCGGCGGGAGGGGTGCAGCCGAACCTCAATCTTTCGATCATCAAGGCGATTGAGGTTCCGATTCCCAAGGCAGACCTGCGTGGCGAACTGCTTGCCGAGCGCCGTGAACTCGATGAACAATCCCGCAGGTTGAGGGCCGATTTGGCTGCCGCGCAGTCTCGCGGTCGCAGCCTCCGGAGGTCGCTGCTCGCGGCTGCCTTCTCGGGCCGCCTCACGACTGAGCTGCCGCAGCCGGCGGAGTCGACACTTGCTGTGTGA
- a CDS encoding HsdM family class I SAM-dependent methyltransferase, translating to MTTPDSRRLVAKLVAGSNVLRDSGVNMYEYTEQLTYLLFLKMAEERATRPLNPERVVPEEYSWHRLLGLSGEALENTYNHILRGLASQPGVLGAIYRGAQNKISNPSHLKTLIVDYIDKENWSAAGADINGDAYEELLERSAGDTKSTAGQYFTPRALIHAIVDVVQPTVADRVIDPASGTGGFLLAAHAYATRDAANLTPPEREHLQTRFVRGVDIGATTSRLASMNLLLHGIGSITGNSLIDHKDALVADPGERWSVVLANPPFGRSSSTDIGGGDDDGAEIFRQDFVVTTANKQLNFLQHIMTILDINGRAGVVLPDNVLFEGGAGETLRRKLLTAFDFHTLLRLPTGIFYKPGVKANVLFFDKKPAAEQPWTQRLWVYDLRTNKHFTLKKKPLRREDLDDFVASYLPGKPREERVESKRWKSFNYDELVARDKVNLDLTWLRDESLEDADNLPAPEIIAREIVEDLTAALAEFEAVATALEDRLAGPAASEDAG from the coding sequence ATGACCACTCCTGACTCCCGCCGCCTCGTCGCCAAGCTCGTTGCCGGGAGCAACGTGCTCCGCGACTCGGGCGTCAACATGTACGAGTACACCGAGCAGTTGACCTACCTGCTGTTCCTCAAGATGGCCGAGGAGCGGGCGACCCGGCCGCTGAATCCCGAGCGCGTGGTGCCGGAGGAGTACTCCTGGCACCGGCTGCTCGGGTTGTCGGGCGAAGCGCTCGAGAACACCTACAACCACATCCTGCGTGGCCTCGCCAGCCAACCGGGCGTGCTCGGTGCGATCTACCGCGGGGCGCAGAACAAGATCTCTAATCCCTCACATCTCAAGACGCTGATCGTCGACTACATCGACAAGGAGAACTGGTCGGCCGCCGGCGCCGACATCAACGGGGACGCCTACGAGGAGCTGCTGGAGCGCTCGGCCGGAGATACCAAGTCGACTGCAGGGCAGTACTTCACGCCGCGCGCGCTGATCCATGCGATCGTCGATGTGGTCCAGCCGACGGTCGCCGACCGGGTCATCGACCCGGCGAGCGGCACCGGCGGCTTCCTGCTTGCGGCCCATGCCTATGCCACTCGCGACGCCGCGAACCTCACTCCGCCGGAGCGCGAGCACCTCCAGACCAGGTTCGTGCGCGGTGTCGACATCGGCGCCACGACATCGCGGCTCGCGTCGATGAACCTGCTGCTGCACGGCATCGGGTCGATCACCGGTAACTCCCTCATCGACCACAAGGACGCTCTCGTCGCCGATCCGGGCGAGCGGTGGAGCGTCGTCCTTGCCAATCCGCCCTTCGGTCGCAGCTCGTCGACCGACATCGGCGGCGGGGACGACGACGGCGCCGAGATCTTCCGGCAGGACTTCGTGGTCACCACGGCGAACAAGCAGCTCAACTTCCTGCAGCACATCATGACGATCCTCGACATCAACGGGCGGGCCGGCGTGGTGCTGCCGGACAATGTGCTGTTCGAGGGCGGCGCCGGGGAGACCTTGCGCCGCAAGCTGCTGACCGCGTTCGACTTCCACACGCTGTTGCGGCTGCCGACGGGCATCTTCTACAAGCCCGGCGTGAAGGCCAACGTGCTGTTCTTCGACAAGAAGCCGGCGGCCGAGCAGCCCTGGACGCAGCGACTGTGGGTCTATGACCTGCGGACCAACAAGCACTTCACGTTGAAGAAGAAGCCGCTGCGCCGTGAGGACCTCGATGACTTCGTCGCGTCGTACCTCCCCGGAAAGCCTCGCGAGGAGCGGGTCGAGTCGAAGCGGTGGAAGTCGTTCAACTATGACGAACTCGTTGCGCGCGACAAGGTCAATCTGGACCTCACCTGGCTGCGGGACGAGTCTCTGGAAGACGCCGACAACCTCCCGGCTCCGGAGATCATCGCCCGCGAGATCGTCGAGGACCTCACCGCCGCACTCGCCGAGTTCGAAGCCGTCGCGACCGCCCTGGAGGACCGGCTTGCTGGGCCGGCGGCGTCTGAGGATGCGGGCTGA
- a CDS encoding DUF3024 domain-containing protein, whose product MALPETDLHRIHLWARERVPEHLWDQVKVEADVGDRHVDIVEVRPPWDGVGEHTRFPIARLRYTKASGQWAIYWRDRNLKFHEYKRKRPSKNIQSLLDYIDTSGDPIFWG is encoded by the coding sequence ATGGCGCTCCCGGAGACGGACCTCCACCGCATCCACCTGTGGGCACGCGAGCGCGTGCCGGAGCATCTTTGGGACCAGGTCAAGGTCGAGGCCGATGTTGGCGACCGTCACGTCGACATCGTCGAGGTCCGACCGCCGTGGGACGGAGTCGGTGAGCACACGCGATTCCCGATCGCGCGCCTGCGCTACACGAAGGCGAGCGGCCAGTGGGCGATCTACTGGCGCGATCGCAACCTGAAGTTCCACGAGTACAAGCGGAAGCGACCGAGCAAGAACATCCAGTCGTTGCTCGACTACATCGACACCTCGGGTGACCCGATCTTCTGGGGATGA